The following are encoded together in the Cyanobacterium aponinum PCC 10605 genome:
- a CDS encoding TldD/PmbA family protein has product MQPENLLDLVKKQGIKNAEVYQVESYSRPICFSANRLKQIESSQVSGVALRLWRDNKPGLALAYGEFTADDLIAKALAVSDLNDPEEIFLNGTNNLIYSNDDGNSKRFVDQDKKIIKEGGDAIASILDLYPEAIVNLDVEWERETTTLINTQGLYCQQKDISQSASVGLELVREEDFLGIYDGEYSHGHIDLSRIIESVLRRLEWAEKNVAVKTGKFPVLFTPNAVVTLWDTVTEALNGKYILDKSSPWSESLGKVVISPCLTLKQQPDLKPYDCPFDDEGSMTQNLTLIEAGVLKNFYTDKKTASKLGISNTGNGFRTGLGAYPSPDLVNLVISEGNKSFPEIVKNMDHGIIVDQILGGGADISGDFSFNIDLGYLVHNGKIQGRIKDTMLAGNVYQCLQKVNAIASDIVWSGACYTPSIVVDNISVVSDS; this is encoded by the coding sequence ATGCAACCAGAAAACTTACTAGATTTAGTTAAAAAACAAGGAATTAAAAATGCAGAGGTTTATCAAGTTGAGTCTTATTCTCGCCCGATTTGTTTTTCTGCTAATCGTTTAAAACAAATTGAGTCTTCTCAAGTTTCTGGGGTTGCCTTACGTTTATGGAGAGATAATAAACCGGGTTTAGCTTTAGCTTATGGAGAGTTTACTGCTGATGATTTAATTGCAAAAGCCCTTGCTGTTTCTGATTTGAATGATCCTGAAGAAATATTTTTAAATGGTACAAATAACCTAATTTATTCTAACGATGATGGTAACTCAAAAAGATTTGTTGATCAAGATAAAAAAATTATAAAAGAAGGAGGAGATGCGATCGCATCTATTTTAGATTTATATCCAGAAGCGATTGTTAATTTGGATGTGGAATGGGAAAGGGAAACCACAACATTAATCAATACTCAAGGATTATACTGTCAACAAAAAGATATTAGTCAAAGTGCGTCTGTGGGATTGGAATTAGTAAGAGAAGAAGACTTTTTAGGCATTTATGATGGAGAATATTCCCATGGACATATTGATTTAAGTAGAATCATTGAATCAGTTTTAAGACGATTAGAATGGGCAGAAAAAAACGTTGCTGTCAAAACAGGTAAATTTCCAGTCTTATTCACTCCTAATGCTGTTGTCACTCTTTGGGATACCGTCACCGAAGCCTTAAATGGAAAATATATTCTTGATAAATCATCTCCTTGGAGTGAGTCTTTAGGAAAAGTAGTTATTTCTCCTTGTTTAACTTTAAAGCAACAACCAGATTTGAAACCCTATGATTGCCCTTTTGATGATGAGGGTAGTATGACTCAAAATTTAACCTTAATAGAAGCAGGAGTCTTAAAAAATTTTTACACTGATAAAAAAACCGCTTCTAAACTAGGTATAAGTAATACAGGTAATGGTTTTCGTACGGGTTTAGGTGCTTATCCCAGTCCTGATTTAGTAAATTTAGTGATTAGTGAAGGTAATAAGTCTTTTCCAGAAATAGTAAAAAATATGGATCACGGTATTATTGTCGATCAGATTCTCGGAGGCGGTGCGGACATTTCCGGGGATTTTTCTTTCAATATTGATTTAGGTTACTTGGTTCATAATGGAAAAATTCAAGGCAGAATTAAAGATACTATGTTAGCGGGTAATGTTTATCAGTGTTTACAAAAAGTAAATGCGATCGCATCTGATATAGTTTGGAGTGGTGCTTGTTATACTCCTTCCATAGTTGTGGATAATATCTCTGTGGTAAGTGATAGCTAA
- a CDS encoding diguanylate cyclase domain-containing protein, with product MDPFFSPMSAVEISSEEKLTESILIVDDQPANLRVLSQMLQIKNYKVKKAADGESAILAAKSSPPDLILLDILMPDLNGYEVCRKLKADNLTKDIPVIFISALSDVFDKVKAFEVGGIDYITKPFQEEEVLARIGSQLTIQKQKKLLEKEQEKLKKEREHLRKEIRQRKEAEAILYQSRAIISSILNSSLDAIAALEAVRDPASGNILDFRCLVVNPITAQIFNRQPEDLTGKLLFKKFINQIKPELFFEFIKVVETGKSLDKEIEYNYKKQHKWFHCIAVKLGDGFSVTVRDITERKKLELKLSKLATIDSLTGVYNRHSFDKILKQEWQRCGRGKQPLSLIICDIDFFKPYNDFYGHQAGDKCLIEVAKTMSNIVRRTSDFLARYGGEEFAIILPNTPQQGAFNVAENIRQEIEALQLPHEKSKISNYITFSLGVATIIPTQDVSLESLIKSADNALYSAKKSGKNQTQLGELLL from the coding sequence ATGGATCCCTTCTTTTCACCTATGAGTGCTGTGGAAATATCTTCCGAGGAAAAATTAACAGAAAGTATATTGATAGTTGATGATCAACCTGCTAATTTAAGAGTCTTATCGCAAATGTTGCAGATAAAAAACTATAAGGTAAAAAAGGCAGCAGACGGAGAAAGTGCGATTCTAGCGGCTAAATCTAGTCCTCCCGATTTAATTTTACTGGATATTTTAATGCCTGACCTTAACGGCTATGAAGTTTGTAGAAAGCTCAAAGCTGATAATCTTACGAAGGATATTCCCGTGATTTTTATTAGTGCTTTAAGTGATGTTTTTGATAAAGTTAAAGCCTTTGAAGTCGGTGGAATTGACTACATAACTAAACCATTTCAAGAAGAAGAAGTTTTAGCGAGAATAGGTAGTCAATTAACTATTCAAAAACAAAAAAAATTACTCGAAAAAGAGCAAGAAAAACTAAAAAAAGAAAGAGAACACTTAAGAAAAGAAATCAGGCAAAGAAAAGAAGCAGAAGCTATTTTATATCAATCCCGTGCTATTATCTCTAGTATTCTTAATTCTTCCTTAGATGCGATCGCAGCTTTAGAAGCAGTAAGAGATCCCGCTTCAGGTAATATTTTAGACTTTCGTTGCTTAGTTGTTAACCCCATAACCGCTCAAATTTTTAATCGTCAACCAGAGGATTTAACAGGAAAATTATTATTTAAAAAGTTTATCAATCAAATTAAACCAGAATTATTTTTTGAGTTTATAAAAGTAGTAGAAACAGGAAAATCTTTAGATAAAGAAATTGAATACAATTATAAAAAACAACATAAATGGTTTCATTGCATAGCTGTAAAATTGGGAGATGGATTTTCCGTCACTGTTAGAGATATTACCGAAAGAAAAAAACTAGAATTAAAATTAAGTAAATTAGCCACCATAGACAGCTTAACAGGTGTTTATAACCGTCATTCCTTTGACAAAATCCTCAAACAAGAGTGGCAGAGATGCGGTAGAGGAAAACAACCCTTATCCTTAATTATTTGTGATATAGATTTTTTTAAACCCTATAACGATTTTTACGGACATCAAGCAGGAGATAAATGCTTAATAGAAGTAGCAAAAACCATGAGTAATATTGTTAGAAGAACATCAGATTTTTTAGCTCGTTATGGTGGAGAAGAATTTGCAATTATTTTACCTAATACGCCTCAACAAGGGGCATTTAATGTTGCCGAAAATATTCGCCAAGAAATCGAAGCCTTACAACTTCCCCATGAAAAATCTAAAATTAGCAATTATATTACTTTTAGTTTAGGTGTCGCAACGATTATTCCCACTCAAGATGTCTCATTAGAATCCCTAATTAAAAGTGCCGATAATGCCTTATATTCTGCTAAAAAATCGGGCAAAAATCAAACTCAGCTAGGGGAGTTATTGTTATAA
- a CDS encoding precorrin-8X methylmutase codes for MEWNLLTVQNFSIIDREIDKSVFSPAEYEIVKRVVFSTGDLEYASVINFANNPLSNGFAALETRVPIMVDTPVIQAGVLPFLQQTFMNPVYCLEDFALPASVTATKSKIWQKLSKNYPSAIYIIGENPVSLFSLLDLIESVQVKPSLIIATPSGFTRKEIINKMLQKSGVSHIRFDSYKGGVTVAIAIFQGLIELGWLAKNSTMPMKNPKVRS; via the coding sequence ATGGAATGGAACTTATTAACAGTACAAAACTTTTCTATAATTGATAGAGAAATCGATAAAAGTGTTTTTTCTCCTGCTGAATATGAAATTGTCAAAAGAGTGGTTTTCAGTACGGGAGATTTAGAATATGCTTCGGTCATTAATTTTGCGAATAATCCCTTATCCAATGGATTTGCCGCTTTAGAGACAAGAGTACCAATTATGGTAGATACTCCAGTTATACAAGCAGGAGTTCTTCCTTTTTTACAGCAAACATTTATGAATCCTGTTTATTGTTTAGAGGATTTTGCTTTACCCGCTTCTGTAACAGCAACAAAATCGAAAATATGGCAAAAATTAAGCAAAAATTACCCTTCTGCTATTTATATTATTGGAGAAAATCCTGTTTCTCTCTTTTCTCTTTTAGATTTAATCGAATCAGTGCAAGTAAAACCCAGTTTAATTATTGCAACCCCTTCCGGTTTTACTCGTAAAGAAATAATCAATAAAATGTTACAAAAATCTGGAGTTTCTCATATTCGTTTCGATAGTTATAAGGGGGGGGTAACAGTTGCGATCGCAATTTTTCAGGGACTAATAGAATTAGGATGGTTAGCCAAAAATTCCACTATGCCCATGAAAAATCCAAAAGTTAGAAGCTAA
- the guaA gene encoding glutamine-hydrolyzing GMP synthase: protein MIVILDFGSQYSELIARRIRETEVYSEVISYRTSAEQLRQINPHGIILSGGPNSVYDEGAPLCDPEIWNLGIPVLGVCYGMQLMVKQLGGTVERATRGEYGKASLFIDDPTDLLTNVEEGSTMWMSHGDSCTQLPDGFKILAHTDNTPCAAIAQHQQKLFGVQFHPEVIHSQYGTALIRNFVYHICGCEPTWTTEAFVEESIREIRAKVGDKRVLLALSGGVDSSTLAFLLHEAIGDQLTCMFIDQGFMRKGEPERLMEIFDQQFHINVEYVNARDRFLAKLEGVTDPEEKRRIIGHEFIQVFEEESNRLGPFDYLAQGTLYPDVIESADTNVDPKTGERVAVKIKSHHNVGGLPKNLRFKLVEPLRKLFKDEVRKVGRSIGLPEEIVSRHPFPGPGLAIRILGEVTAEKLNILRDADFIVRDEIKKWGMYHDFWQAFAVLLPVRSVGVMGDKRTYAFPVVLRLITSEDGMTADWARPPYDLLEQMSTRIVNEVKGVNRVVYDITSKPPGTIEWE, encoded by the coding sequence ATGATTGTAATACTTGACTTTGGATCGCAATATTCAGAATTAATCGCTCGTCGTATTCGAGAAACGGAGGTTTATTCTGAGGTTATATCTTATCGTACCAGTGCGGAACAATTACGACAAATCAATCCTCACGGTATTATCCTCTCAGGTGGTCCTAATTCCGTTTATGATGAGGGTGCGCCTCTTTGTGACCCTGAAATCTGGAATTTAGGTATCCCCGTTTTAGGGGTTTGTTACGGTATGCAATTAATGGTTAAGCAGTTAGGGGGTACAGTAGAACGAGCAACTCGTGGAGAATATGGTAAAGCCTCTCTATTTATTGATGATCCCACTGATTTGTTAACTAATGTGGAAGAAGGTTCAACCATGTGGATGAGTCATGGGGATTCTTGTACTCAATTACCCGACGGTTTCAAAATTCTCGCTCATACTGACAATACTCCCTGTGCTGCGATCGCACAACATCAGCAAAAGTTATTCGGAGTTCAATTCCATCCTGAAGTAATTCATTCTCAATATGGTACAGCATTAATTCGCAATTTTGTCTATCATATCTGTGGTTGCGAACCCACTTGGACAACAGAAGCCTTTGTGGAAGAATCCATCAGAGAAATTCGAGCAAAGGTGGGTGATAAGAGAGTATTATTAGCTTTGTCTGGTGGTGTTGACTCCTCAACCCTCGCTTTTCTACTCCATGAGGCTATAGGTGATCAGCTTACTTGTATGTTCATTGATCAAGGTTTTATGCGTAAAGGCGAACCTGAAAGATTAATGGAGATTTTTGATCAACAATTCCATATCAATGTTGAGTATGTTAATGCACGAGATCGCTTCTTAGCAAAACTAGAAGGTGTAACAGATCCAGAAGAAAAACGCCGTATTATCGGTCATGAATTTATCCAAGTGTTTGAGGAAGAATCTAACCGTTTAGGACCCTTTGACTACTTGGCACAGGGAACATTATACCCTGATGTAATCGAATCTGCAGATACTAATGTTGATCCCAAAACAGGGGAAAGAGTGGCAGTTAAAATTAAGAGCCATCACAATGTGGGAGGATTGCCGAAAAACTTACGCTTTAAATTAGTAGAACCTCTGCGTAAACTCTTTAAAGACGAAGTGAGAAAAGTCGGTAGAAGCATTGGCTTACCAGAAGAAATTGTTTCCCGTCATCCTTTCCCCGGACCCGGTTTAGCTATTCGTATTTTAGGAGAAGTCACCGCCGAAAAATTAAATATCCTTAGAGATGCTGATTTTATCGTCAGAGACGAGATCAAAAAATGGGGTATGTACCATGATTTTTGGCAAGCATTTGCCGTTTTACTACCTGTGCGTAGTGTTGGTGTAATGGGAGATAAAAGAACCTATGCTTTCCCCGTTGTTTTACGTTTAATTACCAGTGAAGACGGTATGACAGCAGATTGGGCAAGACCTCCCTATGACTTATTAGAGCAAATGTCCACCCGTATTGTTAATGAGGTGAAAGGGGTTAATCGAGTGGTGTATGACATTACATCTAAACCTCCCGGAACTATTGAGTGGGAATAG
- a CDS encoding ParA family protein, with amino-acid sequence MLIAIASLKGGVGKTTTAIHLAAYLQTDQPTLLVDADRNRSALVWAREEKLPFTVASQAGSAPFMATHKHIVTDMRGGPEEDDFVDLAKGNDLMIIPTTPNHLDLDATIKAVEMLKKHNVNNYKILLTKVDSRTSNSRTAKYFLKEQNLPLFKTEIPLLIAFERASQHGKTVKDYSDDRAKVAWKKYRDVGKEIMS; translated from the coding sequence ATGTTAATCGCTATTGCATCTTTAAAAGGTGGTGTTGGCAAAACCACAACAGCCATTCATTTAGCCGCTTATTTACAAACAGATCAACCAACCCTACTTGTTGATGCTGATCGCAATCGTTCTGCCTTAGTGTGGGCTAGGGAGGAAAAATTACCTTTTACAGTGGCTTCTCAGGCTGGTTCTGCCCCTTTTATGGCAACTCATAAACATATTGTCACAGATATGAGAGGGGGACCAGAAGAAGATGATTTTGTGGACTTAGCAAAGGGAAATGATTTGATGATTATTCCCACCACCCCCAATCATTTGGATCTCGATGCTACTATCAAAGCAGTAGAAATGCTGAAAAAACACAATGTGAATAATTATAAAATTCTCTTGACGAAAGTAGATTCTCGTACTAGCAACAGCAGAACTGCGAAATATTTTTTAAAAGAACAAAATTTGCCTCTATTCAAAACAGAAATTCCCCTTTTAATCGCTTTTGAAAGGGCTTCACAACACGGAAAAACCGTAAAAGACTACAGCGACGATCGCGCTAAAGTGGCATGGAAGAAATATCGAGATGTGGGCAAGGAGATTATGAGTTAG
- the urtA gene encoding urea ABC transporter substrate-binding protein has protein sequence MSRLGRRKFLLYGSATLGTSLLLKACADAPPPADDTATDTTTETPSGGEGDTIKVGILHSLSGTMAISETTVVEAEQLAIEEINASGGVLGKQIEAIVEDGASDWPTFAEKATKLIDQDGVVTVFGCWTSASRKAVLPVFESKNHMLWYPVQYEGQECSKNIFYTGAAPNQQIEPAVDWLLENKGKEFFLVGSDYVFPRTANTIIKAQLEAKGGTTVGEDYLPLGNTEVTPIITKIKAALPNGGVIFNSLNGDSNVAFFKQIQAAGLTPDKYPVMSVSIAEEEVRQIGVEYLKGHYAAWNYFQTVESPENEKFVEAFRAKYGQDRVTNDPMEAAYIMVYLWKQAVEAAGTTDLEPVRSAAVGQSLQAPEGLVTMQPNHHISKTVRIGQVRDDGLFDIVFATDAPVDPIPWNQYVAETKGFACDWTDPAKGGKYKMS, from the coding sequence ATGTCAAGACTAGGTAGAAGAAAATTTCTCCTTTACGGATCGGCTACATTAGGAACAAGTTTACTCCTCAAAGCCTGTGCTGATGCTCCTCCTCCTGCCGATGATACCGCTACGGATACCACTACGGAAACTCCTTCTGGTGGTGAAGGGGATACCATAAAAGTAGGAATCTTGCACTCTCTTAGTGGTACAATGGCCATTAGTGAAACCACTGTTGTGGAAGCTGAACAACTTGCGATCGAAGAAATTAACGCTAGTGGCGGAGTTTTAGGAAAGCAAATTGAAGCGATTGTCGAAGATGGCGCATCTGATTGGCCTACCTTTGCGGAAAAAGCAACTAAGCTAATTGATCAAGATGGAGTAGTAACAGTATTTGGCTGTTGGACTTCTGCTAGTAGAAAAGCTGTTTTACCTGTATTTGAGTCCAAAAATCATATGTTATGGTATCCCGTACAATACGAAGGACAAGAATGCTCTAAAAATATCTTCTATACTGGTGCCGCCCCTAACCAGCAAATTGAACCTGCTGTAGATTGGTTATTAGAAAATAAAGGTAAGGAATTTTTCCTCGTTGGCTCTGACTATGTATTTCCCAGAACAGCAAACACTATCATTAAAGCTCAATTAGAAGCAAAAGGTGGCACCACCGTAGGAGAGGATTATTTACCCCTTGGCAATACGGAAGTTACTCCCATTATTACTAAGATAAAAGCCGCTCTACCCAACGGCGGTGTTATTTTTAATAGCTTAAACGGAGATAGTAACGTTGCTTTCTTCAAACAAATCCAAGCCGCAGGTTTAACTCCAGATAAATATCCTGTTATGTCTGTAAGTATTGCCGAAGAAGAGGTTAGACAAATTGGGGTAGAATATCTTAAAGGTCATTATGCCGCATGGAACTATTTTCAAACTGTAGAAAGTCCCGAAAATGAAAAATTTGTAGAGGCTTTTCGTGCTAAATATGGTCAAGACAGGGTAACTAATGATCCCATGGAAGCTGCTTACATTATGGTTTATCTCTGGAAACAAGCCGTTGAAGCCGCCGGCACAACCGATTTAGAGCCTGTGAGAAGTGCGGCTGTCGGCCAGTCATTACAAGCCCCTGAAGGACTTGTCACCATGCAACCTAATCATCATATTTCTAAAACAGTCAGAATCGGACAGGTAAGAGATGACGGTTTATTTGATATTGTCTTTGCCACAGATGCACCTGTTGACCCAATACCTTGGAATCAATATGTAGCTGAAACTAAGGGTTTTGCTTGTGACTGGACAGATCCGGCTAAAGGTGGTAAGTATAAAATGAGCTAA
- a CDS encoding TVP38/TMEM64 family protein — protein sequence MKGKLIVVTLILICLTGVSIVWMGGIQPEILHEQVKRLGIFAPIIYVLLYIVATILLLPSTPLNISGGLIFGFQWGLFWTAIAAIMAAIASFIYARFLGQNWVRQKFGSYLQNLDEEIRKGGIWYIFAIRLLPLIPYGIVNYGAGLTSVTQKDYLFGTIFGTIPGIFPFVMIGAGLAEGSILPVTIASGLASLLLFGATWFKNKSKGKKN from the coding sequence GTGAAGGGTAAATTAATTGTTGTAACACTAATTTTGATCTGTTTAACGGGGGTTAGTATTGTTTGGATGGGGGGGATTCAACCAGAAATTTTGCATGAGCAGGTAAAGAGACTGGGAATTTTTGCACCAATAATTTATGTATTGTTATATATTGTTGCTACGATTTTACTTTTACCATCAACTCCTTTAAATATTAGCGGCGGTTTAATTTTTGGTTTTCAATGGGGTTTATTTTGGACTGCGATCGCAGCTATTATGGCCGCTATAGCAAGTTTTATCTACGCTAGATTTCTGGGACAAAATTGGGTCAGACAAAAATTTGGTAGTTACCTACAAAACCTTGATGAAGAAATCAGAAAAGGAGGAATATGGTATATTTTCGCTATTCGTCTTTTACCTTTAATTCCTTACGGAATCGTCAACTATGGGGCAGGTTTGACTTCTGTTACCCAAAAAGATTATTTATTTGGTACGATTTTCGGCACAATTCCGGGGATTTTTCCCTTTGTGATGATAGGAGCAGGTTTAGCCGAGGGCAGTATATTACCCGTAACCATTGCCTCTGGTTTAGCGAGTTTACTATTATTCGGAGCAACTTGGTTTAAAAATAAATCAAAAGGCAAAAAAAACTAA
- a CDS encoding MoaD/ThiS family protein: MKENKHKITVIVKLFAIYQETYQKEEITLKLEKEITVKQLLQDFIVQEKPELKPWENITRFAVNLQFVEPNFILNDQDEIALIPPVSGG, translated from the coding sequence ATGAAAGAAAACAAACATAAAATAACAGTGATAGTCAAACTATTTGCCATCTACCAAGAAACCTATCAAAAAGAAGAAATCACCCTTAAATTAGAAAAAGAGATAACAGTTAAACAATTATTGCAAGACTTTATCGTACAAGAAAAACCAGAATTAAAACCTTGGGAAAATATCACCAGATTTGCAGTTAACCTACAATTTGTTGAACCTAATTTTATCTTAAATGATCAAGATGAAATAGCCTTAATTCCACCTGTTAGCGGAGGCTAA
- the amt gene encoding ammonium transporter, whose product MNDLQWVLICAGLVFLMQPGFMCLESGLTRSKNNINVAVKNLADFGISVMLFWMFGYGVMFGLSRGGLIGTQDFFLDVGDNFKLGAFFLFQAMFCSTATTIVSGAVAERLRFNSYIMVAALVSGLVYPVFGHWAWNGLSYDNNAFTGWLGRMGFVDFAGCTVVHCIGAWVAFALLLVIGSRQGRFLEGGKINKINGSNLPLSVLGVMLLWIAWFGFNGGSTLAFNNEVTRILVNTLMAGVGGMICGCAFGWYKYKIPEVEFLMNGTVAGLVSITASCHAVSTAEAVIIGAIGSFLMLNIKAKLEHYRIDDAVDAVAVHGGSGVWGVLAVAFFGQSELLGTGLTPFQQFWVQLLGAVICFVWAFGISFLILWNLNRIFPLRVSVEDEELGLNVSEHRAKTEIYELLTIMDRQAQTQDLSLRVPVEPFTEVGRIATLYNRVISSLEKSTLKLHEGNRELAEAKQKAEIANKTKSIFLANMSHELRTPMNAILGFSQIMMRSQTLSPEQLENISIIQRSGNYLLNLINNVLDLSKIEAGKMTLNEKNFDLHALLEEIEDLLQLKAEDKGLQLNLEIDTYVPRFVCTDETKLRQVLINLVNNGIKFTEEGGVNILVSLSNQTLEMENQRYIKFAVEDTGAGIAQEDLSKVFEAFTQTEVGRNVQEGTGLGLPISRRFVQLMGGDIEIQSTLGEGSIFSFEIVVTLVTERDVQTHNPRQSRRVIALKSGQPRYRILVVDDRPINRLLLIKLLQPLGFELKEACNGQEAIAIWEEWDPHLIWMDMRMPVMDGYEATQYIKGTLKGNATAIIALTASVLEEEKAVILSAGCDDFIRKPFRESVIFDAIGKHLGVEYIYEEEPELNVFEQKHQSLTRQDLQIMPSKWLDKLYQAAKELDDDLILELIRKIPPENNILADKLKHLVDNFQLAKIRKLIEEI is encoded by the coding sequence ATGAATGATTTACAATGGGTTCTAATCTGTGCTGGATTAGTATTTTTAATGCAACCCGGATTCATGTGTTTGGAGTCGGGTTTAACCAGAAGCAAAAATAATATTAATGTTGCAGTTAAAAATTTAGCTGATTTTGGCATCTCCGTAATGCTGTTTTGGATGTTTGGTTATGGGGTGATGTTTGGCTTAAGTAGGGGCGGGTTAATCGGTACTCAAGATTTTTTTCTCGATGTAGGGGATAATTTTAAATTAGGAGCTTTTTTTCTCTTTCAAGCAATGTTTTGCAGTACTGCTACCACTATCGTTTCAGGGGCTGTGGCAGAAAGATTACGCTTTAATTCTTATATTATGGTGGCGGCGTTGGTGTCTGGATTAGTTTATCCTGTATTTGGACATTGGGCATGGAATGGTTTGAGTTATGATAACAATGCTTTTACCGGTTGGTTAGGGCGTATGGGTTTTGTGGATTTTGCTGGATGCACTGTAGTTCACTGTATCGGTGCTTGGGTTGCTTTTGCTCTACTGTTGGTAATTGGTTCAAGACAAGGAAGATTTTTAGAAGGAGGAAAGATAAATAAAATTAATGGATCAAATCTGCCTTTATCGGTGTTGGGGGTAATGTTATTATGGATTGCTTGGTTTGGATTTAATGGAGGAAGCACTCTTGCTTTCAATAATGAGGTAACAAGAATTTTAGTTAATACTCTTATGGCAGGAGTGGGGGGAATGATTTGCGGTTGTGCTTTTGGTTGGTATAAATATAAAATTCCCGAAGTAGAGTTTTTGATGAATGGAACCGTTGCAGGTTTAGTTTCTATTACGGCTTCTTGTCATGCAGTATCAACGGCGGAGGCGGTAATTATAGGCGCGATCGGATCTTTTTTAATGTTAAATATTAAGGCTAAGTTGGAACATTATCGTATTGATGATGCGGTGGATGCAGTGGCGGTGCATGGTGGTAGTGGTGTTTGGGGTGTGTTAGCCGTAGCTTTTTTCGGACAGTCGGAGTTATTAGGTACGGGGTTAACTCCTTTTCAACAGTTTTGGGTACAGTTATTAGGGGCGGTGATTTGCTTTGTTTGGGCGTTTGGTATTAGTTTCTTAATTTTGTGGAATTTGAATCGTATTTTTCCTTTACGAGTGTCTGTGGAGGATGAGGAGTTGGGCTTAAATGTTTCTGAACATCGAGCGAAAACGGAGATTTATGAGTTATTAACTATTATGGATCGACAGGCACAAACTCAGGATCTTAGTTTAAGAGTACCCGTTGAACCTTTTACAGAAGTGGGGCGCATCGCTACTCTTTATAATCGAGTAATTTCTTCTTTAGAAAAATCGACTTTAAAGTTACATGAAGGTAATCGGGAGTTAGCAGAAGCAAAGCAGAAAGCAGAAATTGCCAATAAAACCAAAAGTATCTTTTTAGCTAATATGAGTCATGAGTTGCGCACCCCCATGAATGCGATTCTTGGCTTTTCTCAAATCATGATGCGATCGCAAACTTTATCTCCTGAACAATTAGAAAATATTAGTATCATTCAAAGAAGCGGTAATTATTTGTTGAATTTAATTAATAATGTTCTTGATTTATCGAAGATTGAAGCCGGAAAAATGACTTTGAATGAAAAAAACTTCGATCTTCACGCTTTATTAGAAGAAATTGAGGATTTATTACAACTTAAGGCGGAAGACAAGGGTTTGCAGTTAAATTTAGAAATTGACACTTATGTACCCCGTTTTGTGTGTACAGATGAGACAAAATTACGGCAGGTGCTAATTAATCTAGTCAATAACGGTATTAAGTTTACAGAGGAAGGAGGGGTTAATATTTTAGTTTCTCTCTCTAACCAAACTCTGGAAATGGAGAATCAAAGATATATCAAATTTGCAGTAGAAGATACAGGGGCAGGAATAGCCCAAGAAGATTTATCAAAAGTATTTGAGGCTTTTACACAAACAGAAGTAGGTAGAAATGTTCAAGAGGGTACAGGTTTAGGGTTGCCCATAAGTAGAAGGTTTGTACAGTTGATGGGCGGAGATATTGAGATTCAAAGTACTTTGGGAGAAGGTAGTATTTTTAGTTTTGAAATAGTTGTCACTCTCGTCACAGAAAGAGATGTGCAAACTCATAATCCCCGTCAATCAAGACGAGTGATAGCCTTAAAGTCGGGGCAACCTCGGTATCGTATTTTAGTGGTGGACGATCGCCCCATTAATCGTTTACTATTAATAAAACTCTTACAGCCTCTCGGATTTGAATTGAAAGAAGCCTGTAACGGGCAAGAAGCGATCGCAATTTGGGAGGAATGGGACCCCCATCTTATTTGGATGGATATGAGAATGCCTGTGATGGATGGTTATGAGGCAACCCAATACATTAAAGGAACATTAAAAGGTAATGCTACAGCGATTATTGCTTTAACCGCTAGTGTTTTAGAAGAGGAAAAAGCCGTTATTTTATCCGCTGGGTGTGATGATTTTATCAGAAAACCCTTTCGAGAATCCGTTATCTTTGATGCTATCGGGAAGCATTTAGGAGTTGAGTATATTTATGAGGAAGAACCGGAATTGAATGTTTTTGAACAGAAGCATCAATCTTTGACAAGACAGGATTTGCAAATAATGCCTTCTAAATGGCTCGATAAATTATATCAAGCGGCGAAGGAATTAGATGATGATTTAATTTTGGAATTAATCAGGAAAATTCCCCCCGAAAATAATATCCTCGCAGATAAATTAAAACATCTTGTGGACAACTTTCAACTTGCCAAAATTAGAAAATTAATTGAAGAAATATAG